A stretch of Solenopsis invicta isolate M01_SB chromosome 9, UNIL_Sinv_3.0, whole genome shotgun sequence DNA encodes these proteins:
- the LOC120358625 gene encoding retinol dehydrogenase 12-like, which yields MWPFHAQCTSKARLVGKTVVITGANTGIGKETARDLYRRGARVILACRNIQKANDAINDIKKNPPSKANREQFQGNLGELVVYHLDLCRLTSVKECARNLLKKESAIHVLINNAGVSMCPQEKTEDGLELQIQTNHVGHFLLTLLLLPKIQSSGPNCRIVNVSSYVHVFGAIHKDLNLMETYTPFKAYAQNKLANILFTKELARRLKEAHINGINVYSLHPGVITTEIGRHFSSTVFRGASTIFRSFFRPFLKNPEQGAQTTIYCSVDEKVANETGLYYKECGVRTPQWRAQDNQIAEDLWNQTCQLLKLEPEKDFISFVKTVSHQIYDI from the exons atgtggcCGTTTCACGCACAGTGTACCAGCAAAGCAAGACTCGTTGGCAAAACCGTAGTCATAACTGGAGCAAACACAGGAATTGGCAAAGAGACAGCTAGAGATCTCTATAGAAGAG gaGCAAGAGTAATTTTGGCTTGCCGAAATATTCAAAAAGCAAACGACGCAATcaacgatataaaaaaaaatcctccTTCAAA AGCAAACAGAGAACAATTTCAAGGCAATTTAGGTGAGCTCGTGGTTTATCATTTAGATCTTTGTAGATTAACAAGCGTAAAAGAATGTGCTAGGaacttgttaaaaaaagaatcggCAATACACGTGTTAATAAATAACGCTGGCGTATCGATGTGCCCGCAAGAAAAAACTGAGGATGGATTAGAGTTACAGATTCAAACGAATCATGTCGGTCACTTTCTCCTAACTCTTCTGCTGTTGCCAAAAATACAATCTTCTGGTCCTAATTGTAGAATAGTAaatgtttcgtcgtatgttcaTGTAT TTGGAGCCATACATAAGGATCTAAATTTAATGGAAACATATACTCCCTTCAAAGCATATGCACAAAATAAATTAGCCAACATATTATTCACCAAAGAACTTGCTCGTCGGTTAAAAG aggcACATATTAACGGAATAAACGTATATTCCTTACATCCTGGTGTTATTACGACAGAAATAGGTCGACATTTTAGTTCAACAGTATTTCGAGGGGCAAGTACTATTTTTCGATCGTTTTTCCGACCATTTTTAAAGAATCCTGAACAAGGCGCACAAACAACTATATATTGTTCAGTAGACGAGAAAGTGGCTAACGAAACTGGTCTCTATTATAA AGAATGCGGCGTTAGAACTCCACAGTGGCGAGCACAAGATAACCAAATTGCCGAGGATTTATGGAATCAAACTTGTCAACTTCTGAAGTTGGAACCTGAAAAAGACTTTATTAGTTTTGTGAAAACTGTTTCTCAtcaaatttatgatatataa
- the LOC105192805 gene encoding retinol dehydrogenase 11, translating into MWPFHAQCTSKARLVGKTVVITGANTGIGKETARDLYRRGARVILACRNIQKAYEAIEDIKKNPPSTANGEQFQGNFGELVVYHLDLCSLTSVKECARNLLKKESAIHVLINNAGVMMCPQEKTEDGLDLQIQTNHVGHFLLTLLLLPKIQSSGPNCRIVNISSCLHVFGAIHKDLNLMETYTPFKAYTQSKLANILFTKELARRLKEAHINGINVYSLHPGVITTELGRHFSSTVFRGASTIFRSFFRPFLKNPEQGAQTTIYCSVDEKVANETGLYYKECGVTTPQWRAQDNQIAEDLWNQTCQLLKLEPEKDFISFVKTVSHQIYDI; encoded by the exons atgtggccGTTTCACGCACAGTGTACCAGCAAAGCAAGACTCGTTGGCAAAACCGTAGTCATAACTGGAGCAAACACAGGAATCGGCAAAGAGACAGCCAGAGATCTCTATAGAAGAG gaGCAAGAGTAATTTTGGCCTGTCGAAATATTCAAAAAGCATACGAAGCAattgaagatataaaaaaaaatcctccGTCAAC AGCAAACGGAGAACAATTTCAAGGCAATTTCGGTGAGCTCGTGGTCTATCATTTAGATCTTTGTAGTTTAACGAGCGTAAAAGAATGTGCCAGGAACTTGTTAAAAAAGGAATCAGCGATACACGTGTTAATAAACAACGCTGGCGTGATGATGTGCCCGCAGGAAAAAACTGAGGATGGATTAGACTTGCAGATTCAAACGAATCATGTCGGTCACTTTCTTCTAACTCTCCTGCTGTTGCCAAAAATACAATCCTCTGGTCCTAATTGTAGAATAGTAAATATTTCGTCGTGTCTTCATGTGT TTGGAGCCATACATAAGGATCTAAATTTAATGGAAACATATACTCCCTTCAAAGCATATACACAAAGTAAACTAGCCAACATATTATTCACCAAGGAACTTGCTCGTCGGTTAAAAG aggCACATATTAACGGAATAAACGTATATTCCTTGCATCCTGGTGTTATTACGACAGAATTAGGTCGACATTTTAGTTCAACAGTATTTCGAGGGGCAAGTACTATTTTTCGATCGTTTTTCCGACCATTTTTAAAGAATCCTGAACAAGGCGCACAAACAACTATATATTGTTCAGTAGACGAGAAAGTGGCTAACGAAACTGGTCTCTATTATAA AGAATGCGGCGTTACAACTCCACAGTGGCGAGCACAAGATAACCAAATTGCCGAGGATTTATGGAATCAAACTTGTCAACTTCTGAAGTTGGAACCTGAAAAAGACTTTATTAGTTTTGTGAAAACTGTTTCTCAtcaaatttatgatatataa
- the LOC105192806 gene encoding retinol dehydrogenase 11 produces the protein MWPFHAQCTSKARLVGKTVVITGANTGIGKETARDLYRRGARVILACRNIQKANDAIKDIKKNPPSKANREQFQGNLGELVVYHLDLCRLTSVKECARNLLKKESAIHVLINNAGVMMCPHEKTEDGLELQMQTNHVGHFLLTLLLLSKIYSSGPNCRIVNVSSYAHVFGDIHKDLNLVETYTPFKAYAQSKLANILFTKELARRLKEAHINGINVYSLHPGIIKTELGRYFSSTLFGSNTVFRSFLRPILKNPEQGAQTTIYCSVDEKVANETGLYYKECGVATPHWRAQNNQIAKDLWNQTCQLLKLEPEKDFISFVKTVSQQIYDI, from the exons atgtgGCCGTTTCACGCACAGTGTACCAGCAAAGCAAGACTCGTTGGCAAAACCGTAGTCATTACTGGAGCAAACACAGGAATTGGCAAAGAGACAGCTAGAGATCTCTATAGAAGAG gaGCAAGAGTAATTTTGGCCTGCCGAAATATTCAAAAAGCAAACGACgcaattaaagatataaaaaaaaatcctccTTCAAA AGCAAACAGAGAACAATTTCAAGGCAATTTAGGTGAGCTCGTTGTTTATCATTTAGATCTTTGTAGATTAACGAGCGTAAAAGAATGTGCCAGGaacttgttaaaaaaagaatcagCAATACACGTGTTAATAAACAACGCTGGCGTGATGATGTGCCCGCATGAAAAAACTGAGGATGGATTAGAGTTACAGATGCAAACGAATCATGTCGGTCACTTTCTCCTAACTCTCCTGctgttatcaaaaatttattcctCCGGACCGAATTGTAGAATAGTGAATGTTTCGTCGTATGCTCATGTAT TTGGAGACATACATAAGGATCTAAATTTAGTGGAAACATATACTCCCTTCAAAGCATATGCACAAAGTAAACTAGCCAACATATTATTCACCAAGGAACTTGCTCGTCGGTTAAAAG aagcACATATTAATGGAATAAACGTATATTCTTTGCATCCTGGTATTATTAAGACAGAATTAGGTCGATATTTTAGTTCAACACTATTTGGGTCAAATACTGTTTTTCGATCGTTTTTGCgaccaattttaaaaaatcctgaACAAGGCGCACAAACAACTATATATTGTTCAGTAGACGAGAAAGTGGCTAACGAAACTGGTCTCTATTataa AGAATGCGGCGTTGCAACTCCACATTGGCGAgcacaaaataatcaaattgcCAAAGATTTATGGAATCAAACCTGTCAACTTCTGAAGTTGGAACCTGAAAAAGACTTCATTAGTTTTGTGAAAACTGTTTCTCAGCAAATTTATGATATATGA